The genomic interval ataggtACTCATCCCCCAAATACCATatcgagacctcgcaaggctttcatATCAATTTCTTATCTCTCCTGTGGTTAATCGTTGCCAAATGTCGTATTTTAGAGgcttttaagtttttttccGATTTAAAAcagtgaaaaaataaatttcacttCACAAAgacattttggtcatttttcatcaaaaatttcaaattcgaCCAAAATGTAGTACTTTAGCGAGAAATGCATATTtcgaaatcaaaattaaatttaaatgtctaaaacgtgatttaaaatggaattataaccatttaaataaaataaaaatatttgacaaaatattttattttcttacaaattaatatttatagagtattctgaaaatgatttttagtagcgtaaaagttaaatatatttatacaaactatAATACGAaaaaccaaagtataaaatttaattaacagTGCTACGTGGGCCCATAAATGAACAAAAGTAGTAAAGACAGTAAACTTACAGTTTTTTAAGTAGTATGGCCAACTATAGTTCTCGACGATGTCTGCTATCTACAGGTTAACCCACCCTGAAATGATGGgataaaaaaaagggtgaGATTTCTTTGTCATTGCCAgaggattcgccaccttgacaaattgcacaattaagaggtttactactttggtactaaatcaaaataaactaatttatactactaatgcatgatatgaagtgtaaaatgtctaaattttacctaaacgcgatgttagcctatttcggtaTTATatccgataaatcgatatacgcgtccgtttaaactctaaattaatttttttcagtttctatacctcaattgcacccaaattgacttaatgttccgCAGTAtagtgcaaattatcagtcccaatagcaaattacgaaaatactcATGTgagtaaaaattcgtatttttacttcgaaaattttcattatttttctaggcacataattcatcattattcatcataattccttaaataaacatcaagatcagcagccaatattcccctaaaaaattcagccaataatggtaatggaggaaaatgaattcttttcttgttgttttgtttctaaatatgttaaactaactaaaaacactaacataacttaaaatcaaattaatctaacttcattctctctccatacccatttgggcagacatgaattcaccatgaaaacatgaaatctaactatggaaaataaggagaaaagcatgggaaaggtatatcacaagtcaaaatcaaaaaattttacctttgattgcttaattccttgaaatcttacactttttcttcaattttccccacctaggtttttgttctttcttttctctctttgttcttcctttttctttgtttggctggccatgtaaaagaaaattggctgatttttatgcttattttaaagctaaataaataatgaagataaacttgacacatgtcaccttattattagtccatgtgtcatttcttaactattaagctttctctctccaccacacattattcaagggtcaaaaatgatgatgggtgAAGACCTTGTGCTGAAAAAATGCTATGAGGgtgcaaaattaccgttttgctcCAAGGGTGGcataattacatttttaccccgaaaactgaaaaattgcccatagacatatttttcatcccttatactcatatcattctctaatttgtcaaatgtgatcaaaattctctcaaaatctcaaattttatccgtaggtggaaaaattacgattttacccctacactccataaatcaccgaaattaaactttttcactaccaaaccctcaaattaaactccaataagtttaatataaccaatcttaatcaaacgggattaaaaattttcatattcatcctcaggtggcaaattaccattttacccctataatACTTAAAGTCCGGATTAACTCCATATCGGacctcaaactctgaatcctcattttaaatcaacccatgggttttagttttctcaaattcatcatcgaTTCtctatttaaactagttcaagacttatttgactgaatcgtaccattaggggcaatacagtcatttaacttgtttttcggggcaattcaatatacaaacatgctatccaaagcatgtgaatgatatatcACAAATACTTTAGGGTCGAGTGTTAcatattatgttaaaataaaataatataaaatgactaaataaatttttttcttctatttacaataacataaaattttaaaatttatttaacttagtttttaacttaagctaaagtcaaattagcaaaatatgttgattcaatttttttcttttaaaaaaatgaagaatggaTATATAAAGTTAGcgatgattataaaaataatttgtcaTTCTGACTTGCTTAATTTAGATATGACAAACCTCTTATTACAATCATAAAATCTAAGCTCCAcccttttaattatttatttattttttatgtttttattttgtttaatatttcaagttatattttttaagttggaattttctaaattaaagACTGCATTTATGGTtgataaagttaaatataaatgtaaatatttttaccatttttttattaataaattttttgtagatctaaattaataatttaaatttaaatttagaaaaatttgattgtggtatttgaatttaaataaaatattttataagaaattttgtgtaaatttaaataaaaggtaaattgaATAAgagttaaataattttaaaagaatgtgtattttgtaaattgtgaaagttgtaactaaatcagcatattttgctaatttgagTAAGTTTAAACAAAAGTTAAATTGAGTAAGATttgaataatttcaaaagaatgtgtatttataaattgtgaaagttgtaactaaattaacatatttaattattttatattattttattttaacgtaACACAAGTTcttcatctaaatttgactATAGGTATgaaatcttttcaaaaatttttttataaaagaataattaaaacttaattttcgtaaaaaagataaattactTAACATATTctagaatcaaataatcaagtaagaaaataattatatatatttttcaacaccataaatcttttacacttaaatatttggcttattaataaacatattaatAATCTGcttaaagatttttatttttagatttttttcaatttagtcccttaacatctcaattttattcaatttagtccatgtattatatatttttgttcaatttaatccctatGACATggtagaatttttttttaattttttttgatttgCCATGTGGCACTGACATGTCAACATGCCAATGCCACATTAGCACTACCACATCATCGTATAGTGCCCTATGACACTGCCATGTCATCATTCGGTGCCACATGGCATGCCACGCCATCATCTTAATGCCACGTCAGCACTAACGTCATcattttaatagaaaaattgGATGTCGTTAAGGAGATGAACTAAATAGAcagaattttcaaaatcaagatACTAAATTTCTTCGATTTTGAGTacatggattaaattgaacaaaatttaatAGTACAGGAACTGGATAGATCTTTTTACCATAAATTGACCAATAGAGAATGTGTCTTGGTCATTTATGTATAGTTGTATAGTTCAAATGAATTACTTTTATTATAAGCAAAGTGAATTTCGTTTTCTAATTTTAACAATACACACAATTTTGGATCATACTTTTAAGTGTATGCATTTTATTgtagttattttaaaaaaaaaaaagaggaaaatattttagtttgaTGATTACTTatttaaggaaataaaatgaaggagatataaatatgtatatgcCACGAAATCATTAATCACTCTTAAAAGGTTAACTTAATAAAGTGTGTAATatctatatttataaattttttgcgATCTTCTACATGTTCAATGTAAAGTTGAAGCATTATGTTCACTTCTTTTGAAGTATTGGACGGAACATTATTTTTCATCCCAATTTGACGATTGTTTTGTTGTAGTTGGCTGTATAAGTTGAGTCTACTTTGATACTAGTTTGGTATAACCTCTCAAGTACTACACTTATTTTCAAAGCATAATTATTtactaaagagagaaaaaaataaaaatgaataaatttaaaatatagataattcaaaaataatatagtagtaacaaaataaaaatagcaTAATGCTTAAATAAGCTttaaactattcaaaaaagcttttttttattacattcaattaagtttcgatatttttagtttgagtcAACTaagtatttattattaatgattaattaattgttattaataaaaatatcattatcattTTACATGCACATGACATTGATATTACATTAATACAAAAGGTAAAAAAGTCACATTATCATGTTATCATGtcaaatttacatattatatcatcatcaattatggtACGTCAATATATTatatcataatcaattatgatattttaacataatatgACAGAATTACgcgatataaaataattaatgatattttaattaaattaattattagtcaaaatcatttatttgacttaaaatgaaaaaatataaaaatttatttaacttaaaataaaaatataaaacttagttaaacgtaataaaaatataaaaatttatttaaaatttttaaataaattaagaatttttcttatattatgcccataaaaatatatacttccaataaaaatttataaattcatttttttaaaatcaaacacCGCCAGTTGTTACCGCGAAAGTAAAATCTTAAAACCccgaagaaaagaagaaaaacaaaattacaaaagagtgaaaaaaaaagaactccTTACACTTACAGGCTGTAGTTTAGTATGTTTCTGAAACCGTTTATTCTTTGAATCTGGAGTTGGTTCCCACACCAACATCAACGGGGGAAACAAacagaaacaaagaaaatcgtactttttattttctctcccAATTTTCTTTCCATCCAAACAGCTACATTGACTGATCTGTAAACTCAAAACAGATCAGGAATAAAAATGAGTGTGATCGATATATTGACAAGAGTAGATGTGATCTGCAAGAGGTACGACAAATACGACGTCGAAAAGCAGCGAGACCAAAATGTCTCCGGCGACGATGCCTTTGCTCGCTTATACGCCGCCGTTGAAGCCGACATTGAATCTGCTCTTCAGGTAACTCCGATCTAATCTAATGGTTATGCTTATTTTTTATGAGCTTTGTTAGGTTTAAGCTTGTTTTATTGGTAGGTTAGTTGAGATTTAAGAGTATCAGTCTTTTGCTGCTCAATTGAGAGTTGTTCAGTAAGAATTAGGGTTTTGTGCCtttaatttgaattatatttaatttgttttggtTTAGAAAGGGGAGCTTGCTTCGAAGGAGAAAAGTAAGGCATCTGCTGTTGCAGTGAATGCTGAGATTCGTCGAACCAAGGCTCGATTGCTTGAGGAAGTCCCTAAGCTGCAGAGATTGGCTGTTAAGAAGGTTAAAATTTCTCTTAATAACCTAAATTTTCCTAAtttctttaataatttattgtaaatgttaGCTCGTTTAACTATTGATAGATTGGTAATGTTGGTATATAAAGCAAGCAGAAGCGACTAATGTTCTATTTCGTTTTACATATTGAGGGGTATTTGGAGTAGTTTATTGTGAACTTAAGAATTGACTAGTGTGGTCGGTGTGATAACTTTTGGTGTTCATTTGCAGGTTAAAGGGATTTCAACAGAAGAGCTGGCTGCTCGTAACGATCTGGTCCTTGCATTGCCAGACAGGATTCAAGCTATACCCGATGGAACTTCTGCTCCTAAACAAACCGGAGGCTGGATGTCTTCAGCACCTTCAGCTTCTCGTAATGAAATTAAGTTTGATTCAGGTGATCCTTAACTTCATTCAAATTGCTTGTTAAGATTGAGATTGTATATAGGTAGGCCTCATGTTAGCTGTGTACAGACCTGTTCCAACTGGTCAATCTTTagttttaatctttatttataccattttgattataattgaaCGACTGGTGCATTGCTATCTTTTTCTCCTATTGTTTGTTGTTGTTGGGGAAGGGGTTTAGAAtggttcttttcttttttgggtggTGGCTTCCATAATGATGCAATAATGTTGTTTTGTCTTTCAAGTAGCTGATGCAAACAAAAGATGAAAACTTGGGAGATAAAAACGTCAAGACAATGGATCAAGAACAATGACTTGATTAAAAGATAAGAGAGAAGAATTTGGAAGATAAAGATTGAGAGATAGAAATAATGGTAGGAACCCAACAAAAaggtggagagagagagagagagagagagagcatttgagcactatcttaaataaatttaaatttattatttatcttgGGTTTTTATACCATAACAACCTAGTGGTATGCCATATAAAGAACTTTGAGCATGGTAAAGGAAGGAGGGTGCTTACTTATGTTCATAAATGCCAAATCActccatatttgtttattACCATAGGACTGTTTGTGGTGGCAAAGTTTTCAGTCTTATAGTTTATTTGCACAAGTTATCAGTAACACTTTTTTATGATCTCTGAAACTTTTATGGCTAGGAATCTTATGCTTTGTTGTACTTACATATTCATATTGGTCATAGATGGAAGATTTGATAATGAATACTTTCAAGAATCTGAGCAGTCAAGCCAATTCACGCAGGAGTATGAAATGCGGAGAATGAAACAGGCAAGTTAAACATGTCCGCATGCTATTTTTAtgatccttttttttttctgatcgGAACTAAGCTTGCATGCCTTGTGATTGCATACACCACATTTCTTTAGCAATGTTTCACTTATTTGTTTTGACTTCCCTACAGGACCAAGGTTTGGATATGATTTCAGAAGGTTTGGATACTTTAAAGAACATGGCTCATGATATGAATGAGGTACTGCTGCCTTGATTGTTATTTGTATCTTTTCATTAATAATGTATTTTTGTCAAGGATTTGTAAGATTCATGCTGGCTACTTAATTGCATCATGTGGTATGTGCAGGAATTGGATAGGCAAGTTCCTTTGATGGATGAAATTGACACCAAGGTGAAGATCATGACAATTATGTTGTTGTACAATTTAGAAACTGCTTAAAGACTACCAATTTACAGTATATATTCTCTTCTTTACACATTTACAGGTGGACAAGGCTGCTGCTGACCTTAAGAATACCAATGTTAGACTTAAAGATACTGTCAATCAGGTGATTAAGTATAACTTCATTAAGTGTAGATTCCCATCCATTTTCAGCTTTGTCAAGTTGTTCACTTCTATGCCAGATCTGACATTAGTTTTTGGTTCTGTTCCAGTTGAGGTCCAGCCGAAATTTCTGTATTGATATCGTCTTGTTGTGCATAGTTCTGGGAATTGCTGCCTATTTATACAAGTGAGCTTCTATGTCATGCTTTttataaagaacaaaaaaaaaaaaagagcaccCTTCGTCAAAAGCTTCCATCTGATGCTAAGTGGCTCACAGTGTTCCATATTATAGATAGACATacagtttaattttaattgaactGCTTGTGCCGTGTACAGTGATAAATTTTGGATTTCTTAAGATGCGTTACGTCAAAACTCTGTTGATGGATCAACTGATTTGTTCgcttatttcttttgttattaCCATTGAGAAGTCATTCTTAAGTGTTCTTCATTTGCAGTGTTCTGAAGAAGTGAAGTGATAAAAGGATGCATTGATGCGTTTCACTTTTATGCTGTCGgccttttttggttttgtctTTCATTTGGAGGACTTGCTCTCGTGCTTGATCTTGTATTTGATTTGTTTCTTATGTGGGAGTCATTGTTCACACAGTTAAAATGTGAGTTTATCTTTCTATACAAAATTCAAGAACTTCAATCTTTGTATATGATGTAAGTTGCagagatttgatcacattagTTTGAGGTGTTTCTTCTGCCTTAATGTCCCTTCTTTACGATACATCATTACAATTCTGCCACATACGCAGACAATTTAAGGATTTGATATTATGACCTAATCTCTCACTGATATACAACTGCTTTGAACCCTCTGCTGTATGTGCCTTTGGAATCTAATTTCTGTACAGAGATAGAGAGGTAAGTAAGAACGGAAAAACTCATGAGTATTTTCAGGGTAGTGGCACTATACAGCAGAATGGGAaataaatattgttgttaACCCCTGTTAGTTTTCCTAGGTATCACATGAGTTGACTATTAAGTAATATAGTCTTATGATATGTTCTTGAGGAGGTCATATTCTTACGTACATGTCTCATTTAGGTAGAGCTTATTGTAATTCTTGGATTAGAAGAATCGCAGCAAGGGGTAGAGAGAGAGCACATGGTTTTATCATTTATGCGAGGGTGTTGCCATGTTACACTGttttgttgttggaataatctTTGCTGTGTTGCAcatgattttctttcttttttgttgataAGCCTTGTATGCAATTGCCAGTTTCGAACTTGTAGGCATCACTTATGGTCCATTCCTAGTGCATGCTTGGTTCCCTGTCTTCGGGAATGTTTCTCTTCATTAGGAGCGGCTCTGTTTTATTCTTGAACGGTAATACTT from Theobroma cacao cultivar B97-61/B2 chromosome 5, Criollo_cocoa_genome_V2, whole genome shotgun sequence carries:
- the LOC18597928 gene encoding syntaxin-71 yields the protein MSVIDILTRVDVICKRYDKYDVEKQRDQNVSGDDAFARLYAAVEADIESALQKGELASKEKSKASAVAVNAEIRRTKARLLEEVPKLQRLAVKKVKGISTEELAARNDLVLALPDRIQAIPDGTSAPKQTGGWMSSAPSASRNEIKFDSDGRFDNEYFQESEQSSQFTQEYEMRRMKQDQGLDMISEGLDTLKNMAHDMNEELDRQVPLMDEIDTKVDKAAADLKNTNVRLKDTVNQLRSSRNFCIDIVLLCIVLGIAAYLYNVLKK